From the Ammospiza caudacuta isolate bAmmCau1 chromosome 1, bAmmCau1.pri, whole genome shotgun sequence genome, the window ACATCCGCCGCCGCCGGGAAGGGGCCGGCGCCGGGGCCGCTGTGGgcgccgcgctcccgccgctcGCTGTCGGGCCCGCGGGCCCCGCGCCGGCCTCAGGATGCCGCTGGGGCTGAAGCCCACCTGCAGCGTGTGCCGCAGCACGTCCTCCTCCATGTGGAAGAAGGGCGGGCAGGGCGAGATCCTGTGCAACAACTGCACGGCCCGCtcggcgccgccgccccccgccgcctTCGCCACCACCTCGGCGGCcgctgctcagcacagcaacggtggcggcagcggcggcggaggcggcggcggtgGGAAGCAGGTGAGGAGGCCGAGGGCGATGCagccgccggggccgggcggggctgggcggggccggggccggggtgTTCGGGCCGTCCCCCTCGTGTTCATTGTGCTGTTCCCCGCAGAGCAAGCAGGAGATCCACCGGCGCTCGGCGCGGCTCAGGAACACCAAGTACAAGTCTGCGCCCGCTGCGGAGAAGAAGGTTTCCACCAAGGGCAAGGGCAGGAGGCACATCTTCAAACTGAAGAATGTAAGGCGGAGCGGCTGGGCCGGGAgcctgggccgggctggggcggACACGGAGCCCGCGGGAGGAGTGGAAACAGAAAGCGGTCATGGCAGTTCCGCGCTCACTTCTCCACATAAAATCCTGGAGATGAAAACGCTAGTTCTGTTGCTTTGAGCTTTAACCTAATAATGCTTGCTGGTTTTCTTAGAAGATAATGTATCTGTATGTtgtctaaaaagaaaaacagtctCTGGAACTTTATGGTTGATTTGTTTTAATGCTCCTAATTTGCAATTTCTATATTCTTTTCTTAGCCCATCAAGGCTCCTGAGTCTGTATCCACTATAATTACAGCAGAATCAATCTTTTATAAGGTATGGTTTATGCAAATCTATTTGCAAAAATGATTATCCTATTTCTGTTTCCAGTGTCAAGAATTATTGTGGACAGTGAAAGCACTAGAGATATAATCACAGAAACTGTTCTTCCTTGCCTAACACTTGTGTAGGATTTTGGTTTGCCATAGTTATTGTCATTAAGTCTTGCCAGGTAGTTTACTTAAGTTTACCTAGTTTAAATAGTTACCATTGTCCCAGGTTCTTCTCTTCCAAgaaaaagtggggtttttttttttgtaattattgCTGTCAGCGTTTTTAAACTTCACTTGCGCTGTGCAGCGGTCAAGTGACTGGAGATGATTATTTAGATTTGTGTGATGTTTCCTGCCATAGGTGCAGAACATATTTCCCATAGAGGGGTGGCTTGCAGTGCCCCAACATCTCAGCTGGCTCCCATTTGAGAGCTGGTGCAAACAATCCCAAACATCTGGGAACAAGATCTGTTGGCACTTGCAGTGAAGCAAGAGGGAGCCTTCTCACATTCATGCTTGAGAGCAGCTTTACCAACATGCCAAAGTGTTGGTGTTCTAAAGTTCTgacatttgcttttgtttcccaGCAGTACAAGCAAACAGaatgttttttcccccttttccctccccaaaaaagTCAGGATAGGCAGTGGGAGACTGCACAGTCAGTGGTGGCCTGAGATTCCATACTGTCCAGGGACCTGATGCTTCATGCCTGGCATTCCAGATGAATCTCTTGTTTGCTGTTGACCAGTTCAGAAAAGAATTACTGTCTTGTGTGTCTGTTTTTATCAGAAATTCTTGAGAACTATGTCAAAGCTTCTGTCCTCCTTATGTAGAATGTTGCTACTCTGATACTTTGCAGTGTTGTTGTGAATAGGCTTGTTTGGAGTTGTTTGTGttctttttatctgttttaaaaacaagcacCTTTCTTTCTTATGCCACCATTCTTTTGCATGTGGCTGAATTGAAGCTGCCTTTCAAGACTGGCATAAATTAGAATAATTTTGGGTGCTGATACTGAAGATGTGAAGTGAAGCTGACAAAAATCAGGCTGTTTGATTTCAGTGTTGTTTGTATGTCTTCCAGGGTGTGTACTACCAAATTGGAGATGTTGTTTCAGTGGTTGATGAGCAGGATGGAAGAACATACTACGCTCAGATCCGTGGGTTTATTCAGGACCAATACTGTGAAAAGAGTGCTGCACTAACCTGGCTCATTCCTACACAAGCCAGCCCCAAAGACTGTTTTGACCCAGCATCCTATATCATAGGTAATCTCTGAGCCTTCACTTTCTGCAGCTACTTGGATGTGTCTATGATAATGTAGAGTTGAATTCTTTAAATGAACATTTTAGCTTCTCAAGGTATTTTATGCACGTTCCACATTTTAGACTCTAATCTTGTAAACATCTCATTTACTGTAATAATACTTTTTATTTATCATGTGTATATAATGTGATTACCACTATTGCAGCGTGTGATTATCTTGTACTGTGATTAGCTGAGTGTTTGTGGGTACAATTACAGTTGTGCAGCTTTAAAGATTAAATTATTGCTCTATAGATAGATTTAAACCATAGTAACTTTGATTCTGGTAAACCATCCaagttgtttcttttaaagTGACCTGAATTACTTGATCTTTATCCTGGATATTCAAAATACATAGCATGcaagcactggcacagagaCTGTTCTGCTACTGATAAAATTAGTAATTCAGAGAAGTCCTTCTAATAGGCAGGACACAAAtagaatgtgttttaaatatattaactATAGTATTCACTCAAATATCAGAATGCTTCAAATGGGATGGAAAGATCAGCCCAGCAAAATTAAAGGTAGAGGTTTCTTGCCTAACACAGGAGGCCACCTTTCTAGGAAAGTCATGGATTGCAAAGGAAAATTCTGTAAGGGAATGTTGGCTGTTGTGGCATATTTTTATTCAGCATATTTAGTTTTATGCCTTTAAGTTTTgtctttgaatttatttttttaggacCAGAAGAAGATCTCCCaagaaaaatggaatatttaGAATTTGTTTGTCATGCACCTTCGGAATACTTCAAATCTCGGTCATCTCCCTTCCCTACTGTTCCTACAAGGCCAGAGAAGGGTTATATATGGACTCATGTGGGACCTACTCCTGCCATCTCCATTAAAGAAACTGTagcaaataatttataatttttaaggAATTCTTTGGACTAGTTATTTTGTGTGTATCCTCCAGTTTGTAAACCCCTTACAAGAAGTTTTATAAAATGTGCTGGTTTATTTTACCGATTAcggtatttatttattttagataCATCAGACCTTTGAAGTGGAAGTTTTCATTCCAGTTGATGCATCATTTCAGTGCTCTGCTCTTCAGACATTGTTGCTCATCTTGGGACAAAACCACAAGTTTCATGTCATCTTTGACTTCTGAAAGTTGCCTTTAGTATTCATTCTTACTTTTTGAGTTATTTTTCCAGAAGAGGAATTTAAAAGATAGAATCGTCCTGCATTTTATATGACTGTTTAATTTAGTTAACTCTGACTGCtagttttatttccttgttaaatAATTTAGGACTAGCTTCACCTAAATACTAAAATGGTCAGTGATGCAGTTAACAGTTTTCTGTTACATGGAGAGGAGTGATCTACCTGCATTTCTCCAGACTAAAACCTCATCCACAAAGAGGGACTCTTAACAGTCACCTTTTATGGGAATTTTGTTAATCTGAATCTAAAATATGGGCTATGTGTGTAGCTTTCTGCTACACTTACTTATAAAAGGGCATAAAATTCCTGGAAAATTTAATGTGTATTCAAAAATTAATGTTATTTGCCATCCTGGCATTCTCATTGCAGAAGTGTATTTGCATTTCCTGAGCAAGCCAACACTGATCACATATGATTTGAGTTTCAGACTGTtaatgttttgtttgcctgttAGCTTGGACTcataaaattgattttaaattgttttttcagTCTTCACAGTTAATGATCGTAAGAATAAAATATGGTCAgggaattaaaatgaaaaaaaataaataagggaaataaaaactaattttaTGTATTGACAGTCTCAGCATAACTAGGAATATGTATAAATACCAGAATGGAAGAAATGCCACATACTAAAATACCAATGAAGTTTTCTGCGCTAAGCTTTTTACAAGCCAGTCAGCTCCACACACAATGAGATGTGCTTGTATGGCCTGATTCCAAGGGCTTAGTGGTTCCTGCTGCCTGAGAAGGATGAGAGCTGTAAGTGGCCTTAAATTTAAATGTACTgatcttttctgtttttttttttttttcattttgtatgGGCATATGTGACCAGCACCCAGAGGCCCAAATCACCTTTAAGATACTGCAtgaaaaagcatgaaaatgtTGCACTAGGCTTCTGTTCTAACTTTATGAAAGGCTTTGATTTAAGATGTAACATATCTGAAAGTCTCAGGTATTGACAACTTTTAGTACAGTGGGACCTGTGAGGGCAGGAACCAGATAGATTTGTTTTGGCCTGCAGCTTCTGTTCTGCCCTCTTCAAAAACAAGGAAGAACAATCAGCTTTAAGGGAGTAGATGCTAAAGTTAAGGGATACTGTCAATAATTCAAAATGCTCAGAAATTAGCAGTAGATTGGTAATGCAGAGTTAAATCTTAATCTTCAGTCACTTACAAAGATGAGATGTGTGCCTGTGTTCAGTGTGTTGCAGTGATTAATCCCAAGGTGACCTCCCTTTTCTCCATTCTCTCCTTTTAAttcctctgggtttttttcttctttattaacaattccaagaaaataaaaataacaaattttatatttacagTAACCAGAGTGACTTCCTTGACTCAagtgctttccttcctttctttgcagTCCACAAGGTTTTCACTTGGGATCACTGTaaagtccctgtgctgcctcagCATCATCCATGGACCTGTCCTCTTCTGTGGGCTGTCTCACCTTATCTGAATTACCAgggttggaaaaggccttggTGGTCATTAAGCCCAATGAAGCTTAGCTGTGTTCCTTGTCAGATCCTCAGGAATAAGGAGGGAAAGTATGCTTtacattgttttgtttttttcatttggtgTACCTTGTAGGAACTCAAAAGTACTTTTTGCCATTTGCCTTATTTGTCAATAAATTGTAACATAAAAGGGACAATTCATTTTTCATCAGAATACATCTTTCTAAAATTCAGTGCTGCTGGCAATTCAAGTATTATACTTCTAACTGCAGTCTaaacagacatttttttccagagagCTATGGAACAACTTCCTTTAGTAAACACtaagtatttttctttattttagtttttattatactgggaaatgttaaaaaataattcagatgaACAAGAATTCTGAGTGTAAGGTCTCAAAAGAGTGGATTTGCAGGCAATGACTGTTACTAAAGTGTTATACTTCATTTATAGGAATTTGAATAGTTGCACTGTCCTGTTTTTCTTGTGTTCAAAACATCACCCAGTAACACAGGGAAAATTATTAACAGTCCAGACAGCTTCTTATGGATGGGCAGACTGAAGAGTGGGACCTCTAAGGGCAACATCTCTGAAAATTCTTCATCtctttcatattaaaaaaatagaggaCAAAATGAAGACCTGCAAAATGGACTCAAGAGCAGAAGGGATATCAGAGGGTCATGTGGGGACAGGCTTTGATGCcctgcagctgagggagctgagctcGCCCATTTCTGTCTTCCAGCTTGGTAACTCCCCATGCCAAAATGTAGGTAGGTTTCATATTTGTATCACTGGACTGTGAGTGGATACACTGCTGCTGAATTTGTGACCTCGGGTTGAGCTCCAGAGTTGTGACCAGCCAACAGTAATTTTCATCAAGGCATTTTAGTTCTAAAGGTGGAACTTGTAGCCAAGAGCTAAAAGCCACAGAGCCAATATAAAATACTGAGTACTACATAGACGTGTGGCCTGTGCCCTAAGGCACACATTGCAGGAAATCTGTGGGAGGAGTAGCCCTTACCTTTCATGTGAACTTCACTGTACCAAAACAATGCTTACTGGAGAAGGGTTTCCATTTGGGCAATGGCTTTGTTGGGAGCAGAATACGTTCTGGGAAAATGTGATGCAAACACAATGGATAAATAAGTGTGTGGTTCCTTGAGCTCCTAAAATGAAGCTGGGGTTCCtctctggctgctgtgctgtgttacATGTCAATCATCTCAGTCATCCTGGCAGAGGCTGGATTAAGCCCCTACAGCTTGGTATCCAAGCCAATCCAATAGCTTTGCTTTCATGTAATGCAGCCTTCAACTTTAACATGAATATTATACAAGAAGCAAAACATACATTTATTGTGGTTGGTTTATAATGCATTATGATTAATAAAGGCCCTAAATAGTCTTACAGAACtgagaacaaaaatattaataggTGTAGTATTGAAGTTTCAACTGCTCTTTGCAGTTACTGAATTAGGAACACAAATTAAAATTGTACTCTTTTCACACAGATAGAATTGGTACATCTGTTAGATAGAAGACTAACTACATCCCTCCAAAATTATGGAAGATGAGCATTATGTGCCCAAGCAGAAACACTTTTACAAAAGTTAACAGTTGTTAATAGTTCATTTGTGTGCTCCCTACTACACAATCTCGTGATCACTGAcaacagaattttttatttgGCAATTGTTTCTCTTTCACCCACACAATCACGCTTACCTTCAGGAAGGCtacattactttttttttactcaaCCTTTCTAGTTATTGAAATCTGGTGATTTGTTATTCTTGAATTTAGCCTACAGCTTCAgtgagattatttttcttttttggtttggtAACTTCAATCACAAGAACAACTTCATGGACAACATCTCCAGGTGGTTCATGCATCTTTATGAAATGCTTCAATGTCTGTTTAATCAAACAGAAGTATTACTGGAATCTAGTTTTGATAGAAAGTTGTTTTAACCAGAACACATCAAGATTATCCTGTACAGGGCATTTAAAATCAGAACAGTTAACCCAGGCACCTGCTTACATATGGCAGTTGGGCTCCTGCAACCTCTTTTGAACTCCTTCATTTAGGGAGAACAGAGCAGGAATATTCCTCTTTTCTCATGAAAGCTGTCTGGAGCAAAGTTGCTTTCAGTAGTTCCACCTGTGTTCCTACACTCCATCAGTGTCCATGGGCACTTCTTTGCTGAAGACCATCACACAAAGTACCCTGTTGTAAACCGGCTCTGTCAACTGATCCAGGTTTGAAACACACACAATACCTTTCCTCTTAACAGAAATCTTCTCCTAGGGAACTGCCATAAGAATGTTCAGTTTTGTATTCAGATGGTCAAACTCTTGATAATCCTTCTCAGTGTATGTAGAATCCTACACAATTGATGTTCCCTTTCTCTCCAATTAGGTTACTTTTGTATAAAATGACACTGTAAGGCTGCTTGTGGTAGTGAATCTGAATTATGTAAGCAGAATTTGGGAACCTCTTCTCTCCTAAGCCTAGATTTCAGCAGGTCATTAAGAATTAAAGCAAAGAGTAACCTGTCCTTTTAATCTGTGTGCCCTTCTCATATATCCATTTCCCAAATTGTGGGAATCCACATAGAGAATTTTCCAGTTACCTCTCATTAAGGAGTTTCTTGGAGCATTCTTAGGGCTCTTTTTCTAAACTATGTTGTAACAGACCCCTGCTAGGCGAGGTAAAAGACTTGTCTCTTCTTTATGAGAAGCTGGTGGCAACTGTGGAGGAAATGGAAGTAGCTTTGGCATTTATTGTTGGCCAAAACAATACCAAAAGCAACCACTTCATGCCTGCAGAGTTTGCAGAGCCTGAGTATGGCTTAATTTCTCCGTTGATAAGTGGAAATGATATGTTGTATCTTAACATATCCATATGAGGCTATGCAAAGGAACAAATACTGGGATAGTGCCAGGGACACATATTGCAATGTGAGCCCTTGGTGGGCTCTCTAGTCAAGCTtaacccagcagctcctgaattAAGTTGAGGCCATCAGGAAAGAAGCATCCACCTCAGCTTTTAGTGACCAGCAATATTCTTGACACAAAGGTCAAAgatagaaaaaagtaaaaatgtctCTCCTAGAAAATTATTGTAGAAGTCAGTACAAGATCTGGgtaaaatctgtttttaaaaatctcttgtCAATTTTACCCACCCACATTCCTGCCATAAAGGAGGGGCATGTGTGATAGGCTGTTTGTTTCTGACATCCCCAGGTGTGCTTTATCCTTTTTGATGCAGTGAGATGTAAGCAGCACATAACATTTGACAGTACACATGAAGGAACAGCAAGGGGTTTTTGTGAAGGAATGCTTTCTGAAGTCTCTCTGTTTCTTCTCTATTCATTTCTAACATTCAAATTCCTTTAACAACAGGCTAATGTTTAATGGGGGATCATCACTGAGGAGTAAAAAGCACTAGACCCTatcacattattttttctttttaacaagaCATTTCATCTGCCAAGTACAGTCAAGTTTTGTGAAGGTCTTCTGTAGGGTTTTATTACCAACCTTTGTTTTTCACAGGCCTGAAAAGCTTACTCAAGaggggctgctggtgctgtttcACTGTTCAGTTCCTGTCAAGGTCAGATGAATATGTTGAACACCACAGGTGTCTCTGCACAGCACTGGTGTTAcatgcagtgctggggcacaggCTCTGGGCTGGCCAGTACAAGGCCAGGACATAATGAACAAGAAAAGGGCCTCACCAGTGACTGAGAGACTGGGAATACAGGGAGAGggtgagagctgggactgttcagcATGCAATAAAGATGACTTGGTGGGGGAGGGAAACTTACTGTCTAAATAcaggataaaaatatttatcgAAAGCACAGAGATCCACAGCAAGACAATCCTACTATAGGAGCCTCTATAGCAGCATTCTGTTAATTCTGCAGTTCTAGTTTCCTCTCACCAAACCTAAATAGTGGAGCAGACAGGGAATTAattctgcaaatattttaatcaaaaacaaagcaaaagaagtCCCCATGCCATGCTGTCAATTGAGTATACATTACAGACCTCAAAGGGTTTTTTAATAGTTAATGTATGAAAATGCTATCCAATGAATACAGGCGCACAGAAATAATCTGAAAGAGAGCCCAAAGTCAAAATTAAATGCCTCCTCAGCACTCAACCTGCATATACAGAAAGGTGTATCAAATGCTTGAGAGATGTATATGCTTAGACAGAGCTCATGAatagagaaaaacattttaccCATTAAAAGCATTCAGCAAAATTTGAATATCAGCTGATTCAACATTTTCAGTATTCTGATTAAAATATACAGTCCATAATACATTGTAATATGCACAACTATAGCACAAACTTTGAAGACTTTAAATATAGCAGCATGATGTTGCTGTATTACTTCATGCTTGGGATAAACTTGAAATTAAATAATCATGGTTTTTTTCCACATTCtaaacatttttaatgtttagAAAACCTCACGGACTGCAAATTCTCAATCCACTCACGATTCCCACAAATTATTTGCAAAGATAACTGCCAAGGAACTCCAGGAAATAAAAGTTCACCTATGAAAGGTGATATACCTGATATTTGCCTTCCCTGCCATGTGCAATGTCTTTGAGTGCTAATGGGTACTGTGTGCAAGACCTTCTCAAGCAGTGAACTTTCAGTGTATTGCCTTTGATTCCAGCTACAGGAGGAAAATACCTGAAAAAAGATAACATTAAAGAACAATGGCATCTCAAACACAGCATATCTTGCTTAAGATCATCTTTAGAGTAGGTGACCTCTGGCATATCCTGAGCAGAAAACAGAGACTGAggcattatttctttttcacagaatcagctgctgtgggatggcagTTTCCCAACTGCTCTTCTAGCCTAGTTCCTCCAGCTatttatgatattatatataCCCAAAGAACCAGTCTGTAATATTATTAATGAGAGCATTTTCAGCTCcagaaagctgaaaaaacaTGTGAAGATCTCTAAAGAGTTAATTTGGTCTGTGATCCATCCTGACAGccaaagggacagcagggattccagctgcttccctctgctAGGATCAAATGGGAAAGGTCTGAATGCTCAGGCTCCCACGGTCTGACAAAGGCACAGACTCTGTCTAAACACAGGCACCACACTGATCAAGCAATTAGATAATTAGAACAACTTCAATAtagctaagaaaaaaaaaagttctgcaCACATTTGTCTGTATCCAAAATACCCAGTTTTTTATTTGTCACCTTGAAACTGAGCTTTGTAAGTGACCTTCCTTGTAACAATATGCTCTATCTGTTGTTAAACCTTGTTCTCTGTCTTGAAAGAGGACACAAGAAGTCTATCTTGCTTCATGTTTTGAAACATCACTACCATCCATCATCACCACATCTTAGATGAAATGTTTTACTGTTTTGCCTGTGCTGCCACTATTGGATCTTTCACAAACAGCTGTGAGTGCATTTATAATTTTCCATCAAGTGTGCAGATCATGAATATCAAGAcaataaaatcagaaaacattttagCCTGAAATACTAGAAAGCACTATTTTGTGGACATtcacaaaaccaaacatttcCACTGGGAAGAAAAGCAGTTTAAAGTACAGAAAAGAATGTGGAAAAAATTGGATGTGACAAGCAATATTGTCCCTGGTTATGCAGTCCCAATCAGAATAGAATCACTGATCATGCTAAGTGTCTTGAACAAATGAAGTTTCCTAAACTCtggaaaaattatattttagattttttaatttgttgacATTTTCTTCTTAGCTGTAACTAAGAAAAAACCTCTACAAAATCACATTACACGTTTCTTTAATTATCTGAGTAGGTTGTTACAGTAGCATAGTCTCTCTTCTCAGGGTTAGAACAGTATCTTGTTTACAACACCTTGAATTCATTACAATCTACAGAGAAAGAAACTTGATCTTAAAAAACAAGAACTGTTCTTCATAAAATACAGTCCTCCATAAAGTACAGGGAGTTTCTCTGCATTTTGATACAGTGCCCAAATTATAAAATCAGCTCTTGTTGCCATAGTTGGACCCACCTAGGTCACAAGACTGAAAATCTGCAGAGATGAAACTGTACAAGTACTTCAATGCTGAGAACATATGCTGCTTGCAAAATAATAAGGAAAGCATGAAAATCTGAGGTCTGTCTTATTGATACCTGCTTTTTAGTTTCCATAATGTGGCTTTTAATTTTTCGACTGCTAACTGGAAAGGGTGACTTTCTTCATCAGTCAcctacagggaaaaaatatcagCAAGAATAAAAAGATTGAATTTCCAAAGAGGTAACTAATGTTACACAACTTATGTGGCAAATACGTCTTGCAGTGCTTGAGGGGAAACATTTGCAAACCAAATTTACTCGTAGCATGACAAACTGAGAGTTGACAAATGTCAGAGCAGAACAGTGCCTGCACAGAATGAGTGCAATCCTACACATCTTATGACACCCCCCTGCTGCCACTCTGCAGAAAATGATGGGCTGTCTCAAAAAGCACTGTACAGGGCAGTCTCTTCGCTTGCCCTTGGGTTGCAATTTCAGGTTTTTCTGATTGTTCCCTGTAAATGTCTGTTAATGTATGTGAATGGCCCAAGTTCCATCTCACCGAAGAAGGGCCTGTGAAGAGGCTGTATTCCACCCTACAGCCTTTTCTGGAATTCATTTCACCatagcagggagctgggataaGATATCCACTTAAAActaagaaatgaaattaatatttctcaTAAGCATTTCTCTCTccacctgcctgcctgccccagctgctcagggaagaaGGAGCACcctggggaggctctgcagTAACTCCCAACCATGGCCCCTTAGGAGAGATCAACTCTTCCTTGTGCTCCATGGTGCAGGGGCCCCGCATCCCTTagggacagagaggaacaacCCCGTGTGTCTCATGCCACCCCAGCACTCTGCCTGCTCCCCACTGCAAGAGTTCTGCTTCACACCCACTGGCCTCACCAAGAATGGCTCAGCAAGCAGgacctgcagtgctgggcagctgctggggaaggacagAGAGATCCAATCACCTAAACATGGGAAGAAGGGCTGGGGTCAGTCCTAGAGGATTAGGACTCTAGTGCCTAGAGGCAGATGCTGATGTGAGGAAAGCCAAGACCTTTTTCTCCCCAGGACCTGTAGAAAAAACAAGTTTCAACATGCTGACTTCAAGTGGGTTTTTCCTGCATCTATGTTTTATA encodes:
- the GATAD1 gene encoding GATA zinc finger domain-containing protein 1, with the protein product MPLGLKPTCSVCRSTSSSMWKKGGQGEILCNNCTARSAPPPPAAFATTSAAAAQHSNGGGSGGGGGGGGKQSKQEIHRRSARLRNTKYKSAPAAEKKVSTKGKGRRHIFKLKNPIKAPESVSTIITAESIFYKGVYYQIGDVVSVVDEQDGRTYYAQIRGFIQDQYCEKSAALTWLIPTQASPKDCFDPASYIIGPEEDLPRKMEYLEFVCHAPSEYFKSRSSPFPTVPTRPEKGYIWTHVGPTPAISIKETVANNL